Proteins from a genomic interval of Paenibacillus sp. RC334:
- a CDS encoding glycoside hydrolase family 3 C-terminal domain-containing protein yields the protein MSHETTDLEYLFQNPKLHLDERVRDLVSRLTLEEKIDSMLQYQPAIERLGVPAYKHGTEAAHGIAWLGEATSFPQPVGLACTWDTELMRQVGSVISDEARVYYRRDPALNGLTLWAPTVDMERDPRWGRNEEAYGEDPYLTGELAKELVKGIQGDHPVYLKAVATLKHFLGNNNEVDRGSDSSSIDPRNLREYYLKAFEKPFTEGKAQSMMTSYNLINGTPATLYHGVNDIVRDEWGMDGFVVSDAGDVMGIVKDHQYYDSHTPGVAESIRAGIDSITDDADLSKQAIRDALAQGTLQETDLDQALFHTFRVRFRLGEFDPATDNPYALVGEEVLMTEQARELSLRAAREQIVLLKNERSLLPLDPAGCGKVAVIGALGNEVYRDWYSGTLPYFVTPLEAIRAKLETEDAQERVIYRDAKDRVTFAAAADGAKLTVDSFGDMRLSHDAEPTVLTVNDWGYGSVTLTDERLGTYVTSDEETLRVTAEEAYGWYVKEVFGLTPVEKGEHLWTTWNGKPVITGTEGSLKVTEAANQDHTTFRVETVSDGLVEAIATAQAADTVIVFVGNHPLINGKEENDRPGLELAASQQRLIEEVYRVNPNTIVVLTGSYPFAIPWVQEHIPAIVYTSHAGQEHGTAVADVLFGDYAPAGRLNMTWYQAEDQLGNIKDYDIIRGGRTYQYFEGEPLYVFGHGLTYSPFEYSHLRTDAQAPDSNDRSVPEGRVNSFGALDATDTLNVWVDVTNQGIAAGEEVVQLYVRPGASRVKRALKTLCGFQRIRLEPGETRTISFTMRVKDWAIWDVTRDRYCVEAGEYTLLAGASSADIRLEHPVNVRGEVIPPRQAEQSIRAENFDDCSRILLDESKEQKEACVRPRSPQRPGWIAFHGVELDTVSAVELQCRVSGNSSDAAIELCLDTPDSEVAARINVGHTGGAQAWMTLSEALGTVSGSRDVYLWLSGEVRLSYFTLSACATGDSSLQA from the coding sequence ATGAGTCATGAAACAACGGATCTAGAATATCTTTTTCAAAATCCGAAGCTTCATCTGGACGAACGTGTACGGGATTTGGTGTCTCGGCTAACCTTGGAGGAAAAGATTGATTCCATGCTGCAATATCAGCCTGCCATTGAACGATTGGGAGTCCCCGCATACAAGCATGGTACGGAAGCAGCACATGGTATAGCCTGGTTAGGAGAGGCGACTTCATTTCCACAGCCTGTGGGGTTGGCTTGTACGTGGGATACGGAACTGATGCGACAAGTCGGCTCGGTTATTTCGGATGAAGCGCGTGTGTACTACCGCCGTGACCCGGCTCTAAACGGACTGACGTTATGGGCACCAACCGTAGATATGGAGCGTGATCCGCGCTGGGGGCGTAATGAGGAAGCGTATGGAGAAGACCCGTATTTGACGGGAGAACTGGCGAAGGAATTGGTCAAAGGCATACAGGGCGATCATCCGGTATATTTGAAAGCGGTTGCGACATTAAAGCATTTCCTCGGAAACAATAACGAGGTGGACCGGGGAAGTGATTCCTCCAGCATAGACCCGCGAAACCTTCGTGAATACTATCTGAAAGCCTTCGAGAAGCCTTTTACGGAAGGCAAAGCCCAGTCCATGATGACCTCTTATAACCTGATTAATGGAACGCCTGCTACGTTGTACCACGGTGTTAATGATATTGTCAGGGACGAATGGGGAATGGACGGCTTTGTCGTCAGTGATGCTGGTGATGTGATGGGAATCGTAAAGGACCATCAGTATTATGACTCCCACACACCGGGTGTGGCTGAATCTATTCGCGCGGGGATCGACAGCATTACAGATGATGCGGATTTGTCCAAGCAGGCCATTCGTGATGCCTTGGCGCAAGGAACGCTGCAAGAAACGGACCTGGATCAGGCGTTGTTCCATACATTTCGTGTTCGCTTTCGTCTCGGGGAATTTGATCCGGCGACAGACAATCCCTATGCCTTGGTCGGGGAAGAGGTCTTGATGACAGAGCAAGCCCGTGAACTGTCGTTGCGTGCAGCGAGAGAGCAGATCGTACTGTTGAAAAATGAGCGTTCGCTCCTGCCGCTGGACCCTGCGGGGTGCGGCAAGGTGGCGGTGATCGGGGCGCTCGGCAATGAGGTGTACCGCGACTGGTATTCCGGCACGCTTCCATATTTTGTGACACCGCTTGAAGCGATTCGCGCCAAGCTGGAAACCGAAGACGCCCAGGAGCGCGTCATATACCGCGATGCCAAGGATCGCGTGACCTTCGCGGCGGCGGCTGACGGAGCGAAGCTTACAGTTGATTCCTTCGGTGACATGCGGTTGTCCCATGATGCCGAACCAACGGTTTTGACCGTGAACGATTGGGGCTACGGCAGCGTCACGTTGACCGACGAGCGCCTGGGTACCTATGTGACGAGCGATGAGGAAACGCTTCGTGTGACAGCTGAGGAAGCGTATGGCTGGTATGTCAAAGAAGTCTTTGGACTGACTCCTGTTGAAAAAGGGGAGCATCTGTGGACAACATGGAACGGCAAGCCTGTGATCACAGGGACAGAGGGTTCATTGAAGGTAACGGAAGCCGCTAACCAGGACCATACAACATTCCGGGTAGAGACGGTGTCGGATGGTTTAGTGGAAGCAATAGCCACTGCGCAAGCTGCAGATACAGTGATTGTATTCGTCGGCAATCACCCGCTGATTAACGGTAAGGAAGAGAATGACCGTCCGGGCTTGGAGCTGGCAGCTTCCCAGCAGCGGCTCATCGAGGAAGTGTATCGGGTTAACCCTAATACGATCGTGGTTCTGACGGGCAGCTATCCGTTTGCCATCCCTTGGGTACAGGAGCATATTCCAGCGATCGTGTACACGTCTCATGCCGGGCAAGAGCATGGCACGGCAGTAGCGGATGTGCTGTTTGGGGATTACGCGCCAGCGGGTCGTTTGAATATGACATGGTATCAAGCAGAGGATCAATTGGGTAATATCAAAGATTACGATATTATTCGCGGCGGACGTACCTATCAATATTTTGAAGGTGAACCTTTATACGTGTTCGGCCACGGTTTGACGTATTCGCCATTTGAGTACAGCCATCTGCGCACAGATGCCCAAGCGCCCGATTCAAACGACAGGTCCGTCCCCGAAGGTCGTGTGAACTCTTTTGGTGCCCTGGATGCCACGGATACCCTGAATGTATGGGTGGACGTTACGAATCAGGGCATAGCTGCTGGGGAGGAGGTTGTACAGCTATATGTACGGCCCGGAGCTTCGCGAGTAAAGCGAGCATTGAAGACGTTGTGTGGATTTCAACGCATCCGCTTGGAGCCGGGGGAGACGCGAACGATTTCTTTTACAATGCGAGTGAAGGATTGGGCGATTTGGGATGTCACACGGGATCGCTATTGCGTTGAAGCTGGCGAGTACACCTTGCTGGCAGGTGCTTCTTCAGCGGATATCCGGCTGGAGCACCCTGTGAACGTTAGAGGTGAAGTTATTCCGCCCCGTCAAGCCGAACAAAGCATTCGCGCCGAAAACTTTGATGATTGTTCCCGTATCCTGCTGGATGAAAGCAAGGAGCAAAAGGAGGCCTGTGTACGTCCGCGTTCACCTCAACGTCCCGGCTGGATTGCCTTTCATGGCGTAGAATTAGATACGGTGAGCGCGGTTGAACTTCAATGCCGCGTGTCAGGCAATAGTAGCGATGCAGCAATTGAGCTTTGTTTGGATACGCCGGACAGCGAAGTTGCAGCACGTATAAACGTTGGCCATACGGGAGGAGCGCAAGCATGGATGACGCTCTCCGAAGCACTGGGTACAGTCTCAGGTTCACGTGATGTGTACCTGTGGTTGAGTGGCGAAGTGCGGCTAAGTTATTTTACTTTGAGCGCTTGTGCTACAGGAGATTCCAGCCTTCAGGCTTGA
- a CDS encoding AbrB/MazE/SpoVT family DNA-binding domain-containing protein, with amino-acid sequence MKNTGMTRPLDQLGRIVLPKEMRTTMDINIGDSLEFFVNEEGFVLRKYTGVSCKFCGAVDHLTYFRDSFICADCIQVLKTEENVHPTSTEAIQAQEHTKPVRNHTTWQPKQSRVQQGEMVKKLRKLIQEHPNLPQKVYAEMLDISQGRVSQLKKLL; translated from the coding sequence ATGAAAAATACCGGAATGACACGGCCTCTGGATCAATTGGGGCGAATCGTGCTTCCCAAGGAAATGCGCACCACGATGGATATCAATATTGGTGATTCGCTCGAATTTTTCGTGAATGAAGAAGGATTTGTATTAAGGAAATATACAGGTGTATCCTGCAAATTTTGCGGCGCAGTTGATCATTTGACTTATTTTCGTGATAGCTTTATTTGCGCCGATTGCATTCAGGTATTAAAGACAGAGGAAAATGTACATCCCACCAGCACCGAAGCCATCCAGGCTCAAGAACATACCAAGCCGGTTCGTAACCATACAACCTGGCAGCCTAAACAATCCAGAGTCCAGCAAGGAGAAATGGTAAAAAAGCTCCGAAAGCTGATTCAGGAACATCCCAACCTGCCGCAAAAGGTATATGCCGAAATGCTCGATATCTCACAAGGCCGGGTGTCCCAACTGAAAAAGCTGCTTTAA